One genomic region from Argentina anserina chromosome 2, drPotAnse1.1, whole genome shotgun sequence encodes:
- the LOC126782683 gene encoding uncharacterized protein LOC126782683 isoform X3, whose protein sequence is MMNKRLKTTTDKGHKAVVNVWQRQLGELSARNYANRLGGSEDLVLRLDIHRKLDKHSGCVNTVSFNAGGDVLISGSDDQRLILWNWETGKVNLSLDSGHSNNVFQAKFMPYSDDRSIVSCAADGQVRHTQISEHGKVESSMLAKHRGRAHKLAIEPGSPHIFYTCGEDGRVQHFDLRTKAPTKLLTCQTLDGRERHSPITTLNAIAIDPRNPNLFAVAGSDEYTRLFDIRKYNWDGSSEFGQPTDYFCPPHLIGNDQVGITGLAFSEQSELLVSYNDEFIYLFTREMALGPNPHISMSSDGSEMSDDRESEASPSSMDADEKTIPQAYKGHMNSETVKGVNFFGPKCEYVVSGSDCGRIFIWKKKGGELIRVMEGDKDVVNCIESHPHTMVLASSGIEHDIKMWTPKALERATLPQTIERKPKPKSWMYTPQELMLQLFSLQRRRMRQEHSGENSSADLELILTLDHDNDDSSGDEGDEDDNSSQGDFVF, encoded by the exons ATGATGAATAAGAGACTCAAAACGACCACCGATAAGGGTCATAAGGCTGTCGTTAATGTTTGGCAGCGACAGCTCGGCGAGCTCTCCGCCAGAAACTACGCCAACCGCCTCGGTGGCTCCGAG GATCTGGTGCTTCGGCTCGATATCCACAGGAAGCTGGACAAGCATAGTGGATGTGTGAACACTGTAAGCTTCAATGCAGGCGGTGATGTTTTGATTTCAGGTTCTGATGACCAGCGTCTTATACTATGGAACTGGGAAACTGGGAAAGTTAACTTGTCGTTGGATTCCGGTCATAGTAATAATGTTTTCCAAGCAAAGTTCATGCCTTACAGTGACGATCGGAGCATTGTCTCTTGCGCCGCTGATGGGCAG GTGAGACACACTCAGATTTCTGAACACGGAAAAGTGGAGAGTTCAATGTTGGCCAAACATCGCGGACGTGCTCATAAGCTGGCTATTGAGCCTGGGAGCCCTCACATTTTCTATACCTGTGGTGAAGATGGACGGGTGCAGCAT TTTGATCTCAGAACTAAGGCTCCCACAAAACTTTTGACATGCCAAACGCTTGATGGTAGAGAGAGACACTCGCCAATTACCACTCTAAATGCAATTGCAATTGACCCAAGAAATCCAAATCTCTTCGCAGTCGCAGGTTCTGATGAGTATACCAGACTTTTTGACATCCGCAAGTATAACTGGGATGGGTCATCTGAATTTGGTCAACCCACAGACTACTTTTGCCCACCACATTTGATTGGTAATGACCAAGTTGGAATTACAGGCTTGGCCTTTTCAGAGCAAAGTGAGCTCCTTGTATCATACAATGACGAGTTCATCTACCTATTTACACGAGAAATGGCATTAGGACCTAATCCTCACATTTCCATGAGTAGTGATGGAAGTGAAATGAGTGATGATCGTGAGTCTGAAGCATCTCCATCATCTATGGATGCTGATGAAAAAACCATTCCTCAAGCTTACAAGGGTCATATGAACTCTGAGACAGTGAAAGGTGTGAACTTCTTTGGCCCGAAATGCGAGTATGTTGTCAGTGGGTCTGATTGTGGGCGGATATTCATATGGAAGAAAAAGGGTGGGGAGTTGATTCGTGTCATGGAAGGAGATAAGGATGTGGTAAACTGTATTGAGTCTCATCCACACACCATGGTACTTGCAAGCAGTGGAATTGAACATGACATTAAGATGTGGACTCCAAAGGCTCTAGAGAGAGCTACTCTGCCTCAGACCATTGAACGG AAACCCAAGCCAAAGAGCTGGATGTACACCCCTCAGGAATTGATGCTACAACTATTTTCACTGCAAAGGCGTAGGATGCGCCAAGAGCACAGTGGGGAAAATTCATCAGCAGATCTAGAGCTAATACTGACATTAGATCACGACAATGATGATTCTTCAGGAGATGAAGGAGACGAAGATGACAACTCCAGCCAAGgggattttgttttttga
- the LOC126784015 gene encoding uncharacterized protein LOC126784015 yields the protein MEEESQCGSSCGGDEMKGMMEKRELRHLFVTVFLSSFSIFLVFPALTDVTIAAVCPGRVSCSLAIYLTGFQQVIIGMGTVVMNPVIGNLSDIYGRKALLTFPLTLSIIPLAILAYSRETNFFYAFYVLRTLTAMTCEGSVNCLALAYVADNISEKERASTFGILSGFTSVSFVVGTLVARFLPTSLTFQVAALVSMLAAVYMRIFLKDIRPSDNGDSTLRQPILKEPEPVVERITDDDYTPKMKIEFKKMPSAGDLFGLLRSSNTLSQAGIITFFQCLAEGGMQATILYFLKARFQFDKNQFADILLLVGISGAISQMIFIPLMAPKFGEVKLLSTGLLLTCIGMFLDSIAWSPWIPYAATFFTSFGLLAQPTIRSIASKQVGPNEQGKAQGCIAGISSFANIVSPLVFSPLTALFLSEDAPFNFPGFSIMCLALATVIALIQSTMIRAPPAISGHSLA from the exons atggagGAGGAGAGTCAGTGCGGATCCAGTTGTGGAGGTGACGAGATGAAGGGGATGATGGAGAAGAGAGAGCTGAGGCACCTTTTCGTGACCGTGTTCCTCTCTTCGTTTTCGATCTTCTTGGTGTTTCCGGCTCTAACCGACGTCACCATCGCGGCGGTTTGCCCCGGCCGGGTAAGCTGCTCTCTTGCCATTTACCTCACTGGGTTTCAACAAGTG ATTATAGGCATGGGAACGGTGGTGATGAATCCGGTAATTGGGAACCTGTCAGACATCTATGGGAGGAAGGCACTGCTCACATTCCCACTGACACTATCCATCATCCCTCTAG CAATATTGGCATATAGTAGGGAGACCAACTTCTTCTATGCTTTCTACGTGCTGAGGACCCTAACTGCCATGACATGTGAAGGCAGCGTGAACTGTCTCGCCCTCGCTTATGTG GCAGATAACATttcagagaaagaaagagcaTCCACATTTGGAATTCTATCTGGTTTTACCTCCGTATCATTTGTGGTCGGAACTTTAGTAGCCCGTTTCCTCCCCACTTCGTTAACATTTCAG GTTGCTGCCTTAGTATCAATGCTGGCAGCTGTTTACATGAGAATCTTTCTCAAAGACATCAGGCCATCAGATAATGGAGATAGTACTTTGAGGCAGCCTATCTTGAAGGAACCAGAACCAGTAGTAGAGCGAATTACAGATGATGATTACACTCCGAAGATgaaaattgaatttaagaaGATGCCTTCTGCTGGGGATCTTTTTGGTTTACTCAGGAGTAG TAATACCCTGTCACAAGCTGGTATCATTACCTTCTTTCAATGCCTAGCAGAAGGTGGCATGCAGGCTACGATCCTG TATTTCCTTAAGGCTCGTTTTCAGTTCGACAAAAATCAGTTTGCTGATATACTGCTGCTTGTGGGGATATCAGGAGCCATATCACAG ATGATCTTCATTCCCTTGATGGCACCTAAATTTGGAGAGGTAAAGCTGCTGTCAACTGGGCTCTTACTGACCTGTATCGGT ATGTTTCTGGACAGTATCGCGTGGTCACCTTGG ATTCCTTATGCAGCTACTTTTTTCACTTCTTTTGGCTTACTAGCGCAACCAACT ATTCGCAGCATTGCATCGAAACAAGTTGGACCAAATGAGCAG GGCAAGGCTCAAGGCTGCATTGCAGGAATAAGTTCATTTGCCAATATAGTTTCTCCTTTAGTTTTCAGTCCTTTGACAG CTTTATTTTTGTCTGAAGATGCACCTTTCAATTTCCCTGGCTTCAGTATTATGTGTCTTGCACTCGCAACG GTTATCGCCTTAATTCAGAGTACTATGATAAGGGCTCCTCCTGCTATTTCAGGTCACAGTTTAGCCTAG
- the LOC126782710 gene encoding uncharacterized protein LOC126782710, with product METLTTSSSSSSSPPFSLFSPRKSVSFRPFHLPLASKGNENGSNPPQSDSKDINNLPVLTNRHLSLSPLSKDAAMGLVMGAATGRGWTTGSGMEGPPAPAGIGSQSSTENVSTFPWSLFTKSPRRRMLVAFTCNICGQRTTRAINPHAFTDGTVFVQCCGCNAFHKLVDNLNLFHEMKCYVSPGFDYKGNGWNAVNFKYLDVEDVDDNDEIFPFQ from the exons ATGGAAACCCTAacaacctcctcctcctcctcctcctcgccCCCCTTCTCCCTCTTCTCTCCCCGTAAATCCGTCTCCTTCAGACCCTTCCACCTCCCACTCGCTTCCAAAG GTAACGAAAATGGCTCCAATCCCCCTCAGTCCGATTCCAAAGATATTAACAACCTTCCGGTTCTCACTAATCGCCACCTTTCTCTTTCCCCACTCTCTAAG GATGCGGCAATGGGATTGGTGATGGGTGCGGCAACAGGAAGAGGGTGGACTACTGGTTCTGGGATGGAAGGGCCTCCTGCTCCTGCTGGGATTGGCTCCCAATCAAGCACCGAGAATGTCTCCACATTTCCTTGGTCTCTCTTCACAAAGTCGCCTCGCCGTAGAATGCTCGTAGCTTTCACTTGCAACATTTGTGGGCAGCGGACAACTCGGGCAATCAATCCCCATGCATTCACTGATGGCACTGTTTTTGTGCAG TGTTGTGGATGCAATGCTTTCCATAAGCTCGTAGATAATTTGAACCTGTTTCATGAGATGAAGTGCTATGTGAGTCCTGGCTTTGATTACAAAGGTAATGGATGGAATGCTGTTAACTTCAAATATCTGGACGTGGAAGATGTTGATGATAATGATGAAATATTTCCCTTCCAATGA
- the LOC126782683 gene encoding uncharacterized protein LOC126782683 isoform X1, with amino-acid sequence MMNKRLKTTTDKGHKAVVNVWQRQLGELSARNYANRLGGSEDLVLRLDIHRKLDKHSGCVNTVSFNAGGDVLISGSDDQRLILWNWETGKVNLSLDSGHSNNVFQAKFMPYSDDRSIVSCAADGQVRHTQISEHGKVESSMLAKHRGRAHKLAIEPGSPHIFYTCGEDGRVQHFDLRTKAPTKLLTCQTLDGRERHSPITTLNAIAIDPRNPNLFAVAGSDEYTRLFDIRKYNWDGSSEFGQPTDYFCPPHLIGNDQVGITGLAFSEQSELLVSYNDEFIYLFTREMALGPNPHISMSSDGSEMSDDRESEASPSSMDADEKTIPQAYKGHMNSETVKGVNFFGPKCEYVVSGSDCGRIFIWKKKGGELIRVMEGDKDVVNCIESHPHTMVLASSGIEHDIKMWTPKALERATLPQTIERDPIPGRLIWYPIGDEEEDEDEDEEYSYDDYMFDDDDNSDEDDDDSDDQDEDDVGSDDDNVANECGRNCEDDDANNHDSFLDGYDLH; translated from the exons ATGATGAATAAGAGACTCAAAACGACCACCGATAAGGGTCATAAGGCTGTCGTTAATGTTTGGCAGCGACAGCTCGGCGAGCTCTCCGCCAGAAACTACGCCAACCGCCTCGGTGGCTCCGAG GATCTGGTGCTTCGGCTCGATATCCACAGGAAGCTGGACAAGCATAGTGGATGTGTGAACACTGTAAGCTTCAATGCAGGCGGTGATGTTTTGATTTCAGGTTCTGATGACCAGCGTCTTATACTATGGAACTGGGAAACTGGGAAAGTTAACTTGTCGTTGGATTCCGGTCATAGTAATAATGTTTTCCAAGCAAAGTTCATGCCTTACAGTGACGATCGGAGCATTGTCTCTTGCGCCGCTGATGGGCAG GTGAGACACACTCAGATTTCTGAACACGGAAAAGTGGAGAGTTCAATGTTGGCCAAACATCGCGGACGTGCTCATAAGCTGGCTATTGAGCCTGGGAGCCCTCACATTTTCTATACCTGTGGTGAAGATGGACGGGTGCAGCAT TTTGATCTCAGAACTAAGGCTCCCACAAAACTTTTGACATGCCAAACGCTTGATGGTAGAGAGAGACACTCGCCAATTACCACTCTAAATGCAATTGCAATTGACCCAAGAAATCCAAATCTCTTCGCAGTCGCAGGTTCTGATGAGTATACCAGACTTTTTGACATCCGCAAGTATAACTGGGATGGGTCATCTGAATTTGGTCAACCCACAGACTACTTTTGCCCACCACATTTGATTGGTAATGACCAAGTTGGAATTACAGGCTTGGCCTTTTCAGAGCAAAGTGAGCTCCTTGTATCATACAATGACGAGTTCATCTACCTATTTACACGAGAAATGGCATTAGGACCTAATCCTCACATTTCCATGAGTAGTGATGGAAGTGAAATGAGTGATGATCGTGAGTCTGAAGCATCTCCATCATCTATGGATGCTGATGAAAAAACCATTCCTCAAGCTTACAAGGGTCATATGAACTCTGAGACAGTGAAAGGTGTGAACTTCTTTGGCCCGAAATGCGAGTATGTTGTCAGTGGGTCTGATTGTGGGCGGATATTCATATGGAAGAAAAAGGGTGGGGAGTTGATTCGTGTCATGGAAGGAGATAAGGATGTGGTAAACTGTATTGAGTCTCATCCACACACCATGGTACTTGCAAGCAGTGGAATTGAACATGACATTAAGATGTGGACTCCAAAGGCTCTAGAGAGAGCTACTCTGCCTCAGACCATTGAACGG GACCCGATACCTGGCCGATTAATATGGTACCCTATTGGTGATGAGGAAGAGGATGAGGACGAGGATGAGGAGTATTCTTATGATGACTATATGTTTGATGACGATGACAATAGTGATGAAGATGACGATGATAGTGATGATCAGGATGAGGATGACGTTGGTTCTGATGATGACAATGTTGCGAACGAATGTGGCAGAAActgtgaagatgatgatgctaATAATCATGATAGTTTCCTTGATGGTTATGATCTACACTAA
- the LOC126782683 gene encoding uncharacterized protein LOC126782683 isoform X2, with product MMNKRLKTTTDKGHKAVVNVWQRQLGELSARNYANRLGGSEDLVLRLDIHRKLDKHSGCVNTVSFNAGGDVLISGSDDQRLILWNWETGKVNLSLDSGHSNNVFQAKFMPYSDDRSIVSCAADGQVRHTQISEHGKVESSMLAKHRGRAHKLAIEPGSPHIFYTCGEDGRVQHFDLRTKAPTKLLTCQTLDGRERHSPITTLNAIAIDPRNPNLFAVAGSDEYTRLFDIRKYNWDGSSEFGQPTDYFCPPHLIGNDQVGITGLAFSEQSELLVSYNDEFIYLFTREMALGPNPHISMSSDGSEMSDDRESEASPSSMDADEKTIPQAYKGHMNSETVKGVNFFGPKCEYVVSGSDCGRIFIWKKKGGELIRVMEGDKDVVNCIESHPHTMVLASSGIEHDIKMWTPKALERATLPQTIERQKPKPKSWMYTPQELMLQLFSLQRRRMRQEHSGENSSADLELILTLDHDNDDSSGDEGDEDDNSSQGDFVF from the exons ATGATGAATAAGAGACTCAAAACGACCACCGATAAGGGTCATAAGGCTGTCGTTAATGTTTGGCAGCGACAGCTCGGCGAGCTCTCCGCCAGAAACTACGCCAACCGCCTCGGTGGCTCCGAG GATCTGGTGCTTCGGCTCGATATCCACAGGAAGCTGGACAAGCATAGTGGATGTGTGAACACTGTAAGCTTCAATGCAGGCGGTGATGTTTTGATTTCAGGTTCTGATGACCAGCGTCTTATACTATGGAACTGGGAAACTGGGAAAGTTAACTTGTCGTTGGATTCCGGTCATAGTAATAATGTTTTCCAAGCAAAGTTCATGCCTTACAGTGACGATCGGAGCATTGTCTCTTGCGCCGCTGATGGGCAG GTGAGACACACTCAGATTTCTGAACACGGAAAAGTGGAGAGTTCAATGTTGGCCAAACATCGCGGACGTGCTCATAAGCTGGCTATTGAGCCTGGGAGCCCTCACATTTTCTATACCTGTGGTGAAGATGGACGGGTGCAGCAT TTTGATCTCAGAACTAAGGCTCCCACAAAACTTTTGACATGCCAAACGCTTGATGGTAGAGAGAGACACTCGCCAATTACCACTCTAAATGCAATTGCAATTGACCCAAGAAATCCAAATCTCTTCGCAGTCGCAGGTTCTGATGAGTATACCAGACTTTTTGACATCCGCAAGTATAACTGGGATGGGTCATCTGAATTTGGTCAACCCACAGACTACTTTTGCCCACCACATTTGATTGGTAATGACCAAGTTGGAATTACAGGCTTGGCCTTTTCAGAGCAAAGTGAGCTCCTTGTATCATACAATGACGAGTTCATCTACCTATTTACACGAGAAATGGCATTAGGACCTAATCCTCACATTTCCATGAGTAGTGATGGAAGTGAAATGAGTGATGATCGTGAGTCTGAAGCATCTCCATCATCTATGGATGCTGATGAAAAAACCATTCCTCAAGCTTACAAGGGTCATATGAACTCTGAGACAGTGAAAGGTGTGAACTTCTTTGGCCCGAAATGCGAGTATGTTGTCAGTGGGTCTGATTGTGGGCGGATATTCATATGGAAGAAAAAGGGTGGGGAGTTGATTCGTGTCATGGAAGGAGATAAGGATGTGGTAAACTGTATTGAGTCTCATCCACACACCATGGTACTTGCAAGCAGTGGAATTGAACATGACATTAAGATGTGGACTCCAAAGGCTCTAGAGAGAGCTACTCTGCCTCAGACCATTGAACGG CAGAAACCCAAGCCAAAGAGCTGGATGTACACCCCTCAGGAATTGATGCTACAACTATTTTCACTGCAAAGGCGTAGGATGCGCCAAGAGCACAGTGGGGAAAATTCATCAGCAGATCTAGAGCTAATACTGACATTAGATCACGACAATGATGATTCTTCAGGAGATGAAGGAGACGAAGATGACAACTCCAGCCAAGgggattttgttttttga